AATCCACATAATAGCGTGCTCCAAAGTAGTTAAAGCCTGTCTCTTGGTCTTTTTCTTTTGCAGAGAATTTGTATGGGGTGTTGTAGTTGCTGCCTGTAGAGCGCTTGTTTGATAAGATTTCACCATACGGCGTGTAGCGCAGCTCTTGTATTGCTTTGCCAGAATTGTCTGTAACAAACGAATTGTTGCCTAGGTGGTCGGTGTGGTATGTAACATTAGTTTTCACAATGCTAATGTAGTGTTTTTTTATGAATTAATTTGATTTTTTAGTGTTGAGTGTTGAGTTTTTAGTGTTTAGTTGGGGTGGTCGGCGACTTGTAACTCTCTGTGTATCAAAGACTTAGGTGGAGTCGACACATACAAAACAACTAAGCAAGCCTGTCGCCCCTCCATAACTACCTGATTATCAGTAACTTACGCCGCCGCAGCCATGTGGCTAAGACAAACAGGTTGGCACCCATAACTCTCTGATTATCAGTAACTTAGACAGGCGGACAAGCAGGGCAAGCAGATGAGACAGGTAAAGCGGCGGCAACTTATAACTCCTTGTTTATCAGCACTTTACGCCGTAACGTCCACACAAGCACACGATAATACAAGCGAGCAAAACGTAAAATCAAAAATTTCAAATCCGAATTCCGAAATCGTAAATCAGAAATCGGGTTTGTTATAAAAAAATCAAATTTGCATATATGATATTTTTTTAAAAATTATATCTTTGCTAAATACAAAATGAAACC
The Bacteroidales bacterium DNA segment above includes these coding regions:
- a CDS encoding RHS repeat-associated core domain-containing protein — translated: MKTNVTYHTDHLGNNSFVTDNSGKAIQELRYTPYGEILSNKRSTGSNYNTPYKFSAKEKDQETGFNYFGARYYVD